Proteins co-encoded in one Alcanivorax sp. genomic window:
- a CDS encoding PaaI family thioesterase — translation MSDSRYHFRDIRVAETPEPGERAVLHRQLGRALAALNEQVLRLDASEESLRGYIEQVQSLSGALAEHGQRDYATTLRRLLDGEGSVDDVTDLVDFEILTGKASPISPPLELWLEEDRVRGKATFGPAFQGPPGRLHGGVIGLALDIVLAKTQDFVEQIGVTGTLKIRYLAGTPLGKPVEFEARPVRIEGRKLICEGSVWVDGQQTVAAEGIWISSRGDYRLKPEYADLEAAIRV, via the coding sequence ATGAGCGATTCCCGATACCATTTTCGTGATATTCGCGTGGCCGAAACCCCGGAGCCGGGTGAGCGCGCGGTCCTGCATCGCCAGCTGGGCAGGGCGCTGGCAGCACTGAATGAACAGGTACTGCGGCTGGATGCGTCGGAAGAATCCCTGCGCGGTTATATCGAACAGGTCCAGAGCCTGAGCGGGGCCTTGGCCGAGCACGGTCAGCGTGATTATGCCACCACGCTGCGACGGCTTCTGGATGGTGAGGGCTCGGTGGATGATGTCACTGACCTGGTGGATTTTGAAATCCTCACCGGCAAGGCCTCGCCGATATCCCCGCCACTGGAACTGTGGCTGGAGGAAGACCGGGTGCGCGGCAAGGCCACCTTTGGCCCGGCGTTTCAGGGGCCACCTGGGCGTTTGCATGGCGGTGTGATTGGCCTGGCGCTGGATATTGTGCTGGCCAAGACACAGGACTTTGTCGAGCAGATCGGTGTCACCGGTACCCTGAAGATTCGCTATCTGGCGGGCACACCGCTGGGGAAACCGGTAGAGTTTGAAGCTCGACCAGTGCGTATTGAGGGTCGCAAGCTGATCTGTGAGGGATCGGTGTGGGTGGATGGTCAGCAGACCGTGGCCGCGGAAGGGATCTGGATTTCCAGCCGCGGTGACTATCGTCTCAAGCCTGAATACGCTGACCTGGAAGCTGCTATCCGCGTATAA
- a CDS encoding YqfO family protein produces the protein MRELTYKLCFYVPETHVEQVKRAVFDAGAGHIGNYDCCAFQVRGEGQFRPLDDSLPFLGEQGEVEVVAEYRVETIVTESLLHAAISALRLAHPYEEPAIDLFRLEPLPA, from the coding sequence ATGAGGGAGCTGACCTACAAGCTGTGTTTTTATGTGCCGGAAACCCATGTAGAGCAGGTCAAGCGGGCGGTGTTTGACGCCGGAGCCGGACATATCGGCAACTACGACTGTTGTGCCTTTCAGGTCCGCGGTGAAGGCCAGTTTCGCCCGCTTGATGACAGTCTGCCGTTCCTTGGAGAGCAGGGAGAGGTCGAAGTCGTGGCCGAGTACCGGGTGGAAACTATCGTCACCGAGTCCCTCCTGCACGCCGCCATCAGTGCCCTGCGCCTGGCGCACCCCTACGAAGAACCTGCCATCGATCTGTTCCGGCTGGAGCCGTTGCCTGCATAG
- a CDS encoding NUDIX hydrolase — MRFCSHCGHSDLQFTIPEGDNRPRYWCKNCQTIHYQNPKIVVGAVPVWDGKVLLCKRDIEPRKGYWTLPAGYMENGETLQEGAARETWEEACATVAIGDLYTVFNLPHINQVYVFFLGRIEDGKYGVGEESCDAGLFSLDEIPWDELAFPTIGRTLRFYIDDLQNGTFPVRCQDIAPLQRRPSED, encoded by the coding sequence ATGCGTTTTTGCAGCCATTGTGGCCATTCAGACCTTCAATTCACCATTCCGGAGGGTGACAACCGGCCACGATATTGGTGCAAAAATTGTCAGACAATACACTACCAAAACCCCAAAATCGTGGTCGGGGCGGTGCCTGTGTGGGATGGCAAGGTACTGCTTTGCAAGCGCGACATCGAACCTCGCAAGGGGTATTGGACCCTTCCCGCTGGCTACATGGAGAACGGAGAGACCCTGCAGGAGGGTGCAGCCCGGGAGACCTGGGAAGAGGCCTGTGCCACCGTAGCCATTGGCGATCTGTACACGGTTTTTAATCTGCCGCACATCAACCAGGTGTACGTGTTCTTCCTTGGCCGGATCGAAGACGGCAAATACGGTGTCGGCGAGGAAAGCTGCGATGCAGGCCTGTTCAGCCTGGACGAGATCCCCTGGGATGAGCTGGCCTTTCCCACCATCGGCCGGACTCTGCGTTTTTATATCGATGATCTGCAGAACGGCACCTTCCCGGTACGCTGCCAGGATATCGCCCCCTTGCAACGACGCCCCAGCGAAGATTGA
- a CDS encoding response regulator transcription factor — translation MDVSMAQGTRDESKTYLVVSHCNNLAIRLLAKSIENQRGVACTAITRDDLFCDQIQDDLVLINVLDFSSAEIERLLGRVQEKMPMCRVILVNADRKDNIFFLLNWPVVKGVIYQQDNDTLISKAIDVVCKGRSWFPRNYMDYLVRHRKTPTRCGHVFESLTSRERQMLDHVVRGMSNNEIADALCLSTHTVKAHLQSLYRKVGVKNRVGVMRWVHENHLEEEDR, via the coding sequence ATGGATGTTTCGATGGCGCAGGGAACGCGTGACGAAAGTAAAACCTATCTTGTTGTTTCTCATTGCAACAATCTGGCGATTCGCCTGCTGGCGAAATCGATAGAGAACCAGCGTGGCGTGGCCTGTACGGCGATTACCCGTGATGATTTGTTCTGCGACCAGATTCAGGACGATCTCGTACTGATCAATGTGCTGGACTTCTCATCTGCAGAGATCGAGCGGTTACTGGGACGCGTCCAGGAAAAGATGCCCATGTGTCGGGTAATACTGGTGAACGCAGATCGGAAGGATAATATATTTTTCCTTTTGAACTGGCCGGTTGTTAAAGGTGTTATCTATCAGCAGGATAATGACACTCTGATCTCCAAGGCCATTGATGTGGTGTGCAAGGGGCGTAGCTGGTTCCCTCGTAACTACATGGATTACCTGGTTCGCCACCGCAAAACGCCTACCCGATGCGGACATGTGTTCGAAAGCCTGACCAGCCGTGAGCGTCAGATGCTGGATCACGTGGTGCGTGGCATGAGCAACAACGAAATCGCCGATGCGCTGTGTTTGAGTACTCACACAGTGAAAGCTCATTTGCAAAGTCTCTATCGCAAGGTGGGCGTGAAGAACCGCGTTGGTGTGATGCGCTGGGTACATGAAAACCATCTGGAAGAAGAAGATCGCTGA
- a CDS encoding CsgE family curli-type amyloid fiber assembly protein, whose product MKLQRHFLLVVWLGLTLSANSVVASGLESELGVVVDKTITPIGKRFHQQFAYQRHYLYPDTPFTVSIHEQPSARSGSIITIEGADTQLARFILSFASNWEDARVQALVQSVENQVRRLKLLNTLVDNPDLAKDGY is encoded by the coding sequence ATGAAACTTCAGCGACACTTCCTTCTGGTGGTGTGGCTTGGGTTGACGCTCTCTGCGAATTCGGTAGTCGCTTCAGGCCTTGAGTCAGAGTTGGGCGTTGTGGTCGACAAGACGATTACGCCGATTGGCAAGCGTTTTCATCAACAGTTCGCCTATCAGAGACATTATCTTTACCCGGACACTCCCTTCACGGTCAGCATTCATGAACAGCCTTCTGCACGAAGCGGGAGCATCATCACCATTGAAGGAGCGGACACCCAGTTGGCCCGCTTTATTTTGTCTTTTGCATCCAACTGGGAAGATGCCCGTGTTCAGGCATTGGTGCAGTCAGTTGAGAATCAGGTCAGGCGTCTCAAGCTGCTGAATACCCTCGTTGATAATCCAGACCTGGCCAAGGACGGCTACTAA
- a CDS encoding curli assembly protein CsgF produces the protein MKRIFASAMLALSLPAAAVASELVYQPVNPNFGGNPLNGSHLLGSAQAQNDFKDPNASSSSFERPSELDRLTSSLQSRLLSQLLADVGDGNEGSIVTDDFAINILDDQGVLSILIEDINTGEVTQIEVDGLVPDTF, from the coding sequence ATGAAACGTATTTTTGCCAGCGCCATGCTGGCGTTATCCCTGCCTGCTGCCGCAGTGGCCAGTGAGCTTGTCTACCAGCCGGTGAATCCCAATTTCGGTGGTAACCCACTGAACGGGTCTCACTTGCTGGGCAGTGCGCAGGCACAGAATGACTTCAAGGACCCCAATGCGTCTTCTTCAAGTTTTGAGCGGCCATCAGAGTTGGATCGGCTGACGTCATCGCTTCAGTCCCGATTGCTGAGTCAGTTGCTTGCCGATGTGGGTGACGGAAATGAGGGCAGCATTGTGACTGACGACTTTGCTATCAATATTCTGGATGACCAGGGAGTGTTGTCCATTCTCATTGAGGACATCAATACCGGGGAAGTGACCCAAATTGAAGTGGATGGCCTGGTGCCGGACACTTTTTAG
- a CDS encoding CsgG/HfaB family protein, whose protein sequence is MATLKIKGALVLACALSLSACVTPPLDPEAPALVEKSQVAQDLEKLPAPKGRIMASVYSFRDLTGQYRPAPASSFSTAVTQGAAAFLIDALNRSGWFLTLEREGLQDLLTERKIARAVVEKKQKQGAAIADVPDLFSSDILFQGGIVAYETNIKTGGLGARYLGVGASEQYRTDQVTVNLRAVDVRTGRIINTVSTQKTIYSKELQVGVYKYIDFKELLESEAGVTTNEPVQQCVKLAVEAAVAHLIVKGVLDGNWQLKNPDDMRSDIIEQYAVSFRQQ, encoded by the coding sequence ATGGCTACGTTAAAAATAAAAGGCGCGTTAGTGCTTGCCTGCGCGCTTTCATTATCTGCTTGTGTGACTCCTCCTCTGGACCCTGAAGCGCCCGCACTGGTTGAAAAATCTCAAGTTGCCCAGGACCTGGAAAAACTGCCGGCGCCCAAGGGCCGGATCATGGCTTCCGTTTACAGCTTTCGCGATTTGACAGGGCAGTATCGTCCTGCGCCAGCATCATCCTTTTCCACAGCGGTGACACAAGGTGCTGCGGCATTTCTGATTGATGCGTTGAATCGCTCGGGGTGGTTTCTGACGCTGGAGCGTGAGGGACTGCAGGATCTACTCACTGAACGAAAAATTGCTCGTGCAGTTGTTGAGAAAAAGCAAAAACAGGGCGCAGCGATAGCCGACGTCCCGGATCTGTTCTCCTCGGATATTCTCTTTCAGGGCGGGATTGTTGCCTACGAGACCAATATCAAGACAGGAGGGCTGGGCGCGCGTTATCTGGGTGTGGGCGCGTCCGAGCAGTATCGCACCGACCAGGTGACGGTGAACCTGAGAGCCGTGGATGTCCGTACCGGCAGAATCATCAATACGGTTTCTACCCAGAAAACGATCTATAGCAAGGAGCTCCAGGTCGGTGTCTATAAGTACATCGATTTCAAGGAGCTGCTGGAGAGTGAGGCCGGAGTGACCACCAATGAGCCGGTTCAGCAATGCGTCAAGCTGGCGGTTGAGGCAGCAGTTGCGCATCTTATCGTCAAGGGTGTGCTGGACGGAAACTGGCAGCTCAAGAACCCGGATGATATGCGTAGTGACATTATTGAGCAGTACGCTGTGTCATTCCGACAGCAGTAA